One window from the genome of Cyclobacterium amurskyense encodes:
- a CDS encoding SusC/RagA family TonB-linked outer membrane protein yields MKKPIRYLFQKVPKTLLIGGFLQCFVSANLLAEGNPDLLGIALTNAEFTHSIAENINLKNVSGTVSDSDGEPVPGATVVIEGSTTGTVTDIDGKFSLEVPDNAVLLISFIGYQTQRINPGNQSNLAITLVEDATSLDEVVVVGYGVQQKVNLTGAISTVDFDDELSNRPLTNASQALGGTASGVWVSQNSGKPGSDGAQIRVRGWGTLNNSNPLIIIDGVEGTFSQLNPNDIENISVLKDAASAAIYGSKAANGVVLVTTRMGKKNEAMQVNVNSYFGIQSLGRRYDVINNSAEHMELTNTALLNEGSTPLFSESLISAFRNGTDPYKYPNTDWFKVIFNTANIQEHNVSIRGGSEQSSSFISFNYLNQEGMVPNTSSERYGLRANISSNVKDWLTVSGRFNYIHKDSDEPYADVTYGSLGRVFEMLGGSAPYIAPYTRDGRFGSVQAISEDGNLLFDNRNALIDAANGLTNTEENILTLNLTADIKLTDYLSFKTTVSSNGNWNLIDRYNTSVFGYTDTGIETTTRNYNREGLEINRTQISSMQNNLFSTINFNKEYNDIHSISAIGGLQLETFKVQNMFSRRSEPPKEGLTQVDAGTSGIQGEGNMNGFRIFSYFGRANYTLMSKYLFEANVRADASSRFNKANRWGVFPGFSAGWRLSEEDFIKDISEISNLKVRASWGQLGNQNISGYWPYLTVIGQNNNLSYSYNGSFSPGAAVTALVDQNITWETSASLDIGLEVGVLDDMITLEADYFQKTTKDILVQLPIPSVMGGISSPYENVGEMSNNGVEFILNYNNLKFDRDQLGFNMGLNMTYIQNEVTKFRGGDSPDQLYLLREGYSFRTLYGYNAIGIYQSDDEAKEHMHSNPFTPTAGNLKFEDLNNDGRLNFEDKMGLGNTLPKYTFGISSGFKYKGFDLNLLFQGILGVNMYTQNNFTDLDWENRMISTRWRDAWSPENPDSENPSLKFNNPWDGSQSSYWVNEVDFIKLKNVQLGYSFPPSVAEKLGVQKIYLYVNGQNVFSIASKGYEGYDPERNTFDAGYQLYPTPRILSAGINLNF; encoded by the coding sequence ATGAAGAAACCAATTCGCTACCTTTTCCAAAAGGTACCTAAGACCTTGCTTATCGGAGGGTTTTTGCAATGTTTTGTCTCGGCAAACCTTCTGGCAGAAGGAAATCCTGATTTACTAGGGATTGCCTTAACGAACGCTGAATTTACCCACTCAATCGCGGAAAATATAAACCTGAAAAATGTTTCAGGAACAGTGAGTGACAGCGATGGTGAACCAGTTCCGGGAGCAACTGTAGTCATAGAAGGCTCGACTACTGGTACAGTAACAGATATTGATGGTAAGTTTAGCCTGGAGGTACCTGATAATGCCGTTCTTTTGATCTCTTTTATAGGTTATCAAACTCAAAGAATCAATCCTGGTAATCAAAGTAATCTTGCCATCACTTTGGTAGAAGACGCGACTTCCTTGGATGAAGTGGTGGTAGTGGGCTATGGTGTTCAGCAAAAAGTGAATCTCACTGGTGCTATTTCTACGGTTGACTTTGATGATGAATTGTCCAATCGACCATTGACCAATGCTTCACAAGCCTTAGGAGGTACCGCTTCCGGTGTTTGGGTAAGTCAAAATTCAGGCAAACCAGGCAGTGATGGTGCTCAGATTAGAGTAAGGGGATGGGGAACCCTAAACAATTCCAACCCCTTGATTATTATCGATGGTGTTGAAGGCACCTTTAGCCAGCTGAATCCAAATGATATCGAAAATATCTCTGTATTGAAAGATGCTGCAAGTGCAGCCATTTATGGATCTAAGGCGGCCAATGGAGTGGTTTTAGTGACTACCAGAATGGGGAAAAAGAACGAAGCGATGCAGGTGAATGTAAATTCCTATTTCGGGATTCAGTCCCTTGGTAGACGTTATGATGTAATCAATAACAGTGCTGAACACATGGAACTCACCAACACTGCATTATTGAATGAGGGGTCTACCCCACTTTTTTCAGAAAGTTTAATCTCAGCATTCAGGAATGGAACCGATCCTTATAAATACCCAAATACGGATTGGTTTAAGGTAATATTCAATACTGCCAATATTCAGGAACATAATGTTTCCATTAGAGGTGGTTCGGAACAATCTTCCTCGTTTATATCCTTCAATTACCTCAATCAAGAAGGGATGGTGCCTAACACGAGTTCAGAAAGGTATGGACTAAGGGCAAACATTTCTTCCAATGTCAAAGATTGGTTGACTGTAAGTGGACGGTTTAATTATATCCACAAAGACTCAGATGAACCTTATGCAGATGTCACTTATGGCTCTTTAGGTCGGGTATTTGAAATGCTAGGTGGTTCAGCGCCTTATATAGCTCCGTATACAAGAGATGGACGATTTGGGTCTGTTCAGGCGATTAGTGAAGATGGTAACTTATTGTTTGACAATAGAAATGCACTTATAGATGCTGCCAATGGGCTGACAAACACTGAGGAGAATATATTGACACTGAATTTAACTGCTGACATTAAATTAACCGATTACCTATCTTTTAAGACCACAGTTTCTTCCAATGGAAATTGGAACTTGATAGACAGGTACAATACCAGCGTTTTTGGGTACACGGATACAGGGATTGAAACCACCACAAGGAATTACAACAGGGAAGGCTTAGAAATCAATAGAACACAGATTTCCAGCATGCAAAACAACCTCTTCTCCACAATTAATTTCAACAAAGAATACAATGATATACATAGTATATCGGCTATTGGAGGGTTACAATTAGAGACCTTCAAGGTTCAAAACATGTTTTCAAGAAGGTCAGAACCTCCGAAAGAAGGCTTGACTCAGGTGGATGCAGGTACTTCAGGAATCCAGGGGGAAGGAAATATGAATGGTTTCCGCATATTCTCCTATTTTGGAAGAGCAAATTACACCCTGATGAGCAAGTATTTATTTGAAGCGAATGTTAGGGCTGATGCTTCTTCCAGGTTTAACAAAGCCAATCGTTGGGGCGTATTCCCAGGCTTCTCTGCAGGTTGGCGATTGTCTGAAGAAGATTTCATCAAAGATATTTCAGAGATTTCTAATCTGAAAGTCAGGGCTTCTTGGGGTCAGTTAGGAAACCAGAATATTTCAGGGTATTGGCCTTATTTAACAGTCATCGGTCAAAATAACAACCTTAGCTATAGCTATAATGGGAGTTTTTCTCCAGGAGCAGCAGTAACCGCTTTGGTAGATCAGAACATTACCTGGGAAACTTCGGCTTCTTTGGATATAGGTTTAGAGGTTGGTGTTTTAGATGACATGATTACACTGGAAGCTGACTATTTTCAGAAAACCACCAAGGATATTTTGGTTCAGCTACCTATTCCATCTGTAATGGGTGGTATTTCCTCACCCTATGAGAATGTTGGTGAAATGTCCAATAATGGAGTTGAATTCATACTCAATTACAACAATTTAAAATTTGATAGAGATCAATTGGGCTTTAATATGGGGCTGAACATGACTTATATCCAAAATGAAGTCACCAAATTCAGGGGAGGAGATTCTCCCGACCAATTGTATTTACTTAGGGAAGGGTATTCCTTTAGAACGCTATATGGCTACAATGCCATAGGCATTTATCAATCTGACGATGAAGCAAAGGAACACATGCATTCCAATCCATTTACACCGACAGCTGGGAATTTAAAATTTGAAGATTTAAATAACGATGGAAGGTTGAATTTTGAGGATAAGATGGGGCTTGGAAATACACTTCCAAAGTATACTTTCGGAATATCGTCGGGTTTTAAATACAAAGGTTTTGACTTAAATCTCTTGTTTCAGGGGATATTGGGTGTGAACATGTACACGCAGAACAATTTCACAGATCTTGATTGGGAAAACAGGATGATATCTACCCGATGGAGAGATGCATGGTCACCTGAGAACCCAGATTCAGAAAATCCAAGTTTGAAATTTAATAATCCATGGGATGGTTCCCAGTCCTCTTATTGGGTAAATGAAGTGGACTTCATAAAATTAAAGAATGTTCAATTGGGTTATTCTTTCCCACCTTCTGTTGCTGAAAAACTGGGAGTACAGAAAATTTATCTGTATGTAAATGGGCAAAATGTTTTCTCTATTGCAAGCAAAGGCTATGAAGGCTACGATCCGGAAAGAAAT